The following coding sequences are from one Arthrobacter crystallopoietes window:
- a CDS encoding aspartate/glutamate racemase family protein: MLATNFRRPVGDIGNPATFPFPVLYETVPTASVRRVVMDPDPALIGEFIAAGRLLEQRGAKAISTSCGFLSLYQAEIQAQLSVPFAASSLLQIPGAERLHGQVGVITARAASLTKRHFTAAGCSGMPVAVEGMDSSPAFTAAIIEGKVHLDERAVEREVAAVTEAMLRRRPEVRAVVLECTNLPPYAAAVRDVSGLPVYDSTTLCLDLLNASR, encoded by the coding sequence ATGCTCGCGACGAATTTCCGTCGTCCGGTAGGAGATATCGGGAATCCCGCTACGTTTCCGTTTCCGGTCCTTTATGAAACAGTGCCGACCGCGTCCGTGCGGAGAGTTGTTATGGATCCGGACCCGGCGCTAATCGGAGAGTTCATTGCAGCAGGCCGGCTTCTCGAGCAGCGGGGTGCTAAAGCCATTTCCACGAGCTGCGGTTTCCTATCCCTCTATCAAGCAGAGATCCAGGCACAGCTCTCAGTGCCATTCGCCGCCTCGAGCCTGCTGCAGATTCCCGGAGCCGAGAGGCTGCATGGGCAGGTAGGAGTCATTACCGCAAGAGCAGCAAGTTTGACCAAACGGCACTTCACGGCTGCAGGGTGCTCCGGTATGCCCGTTGCCGTGGAAGGCATGGATTCAAGCCCGGCGTTTACTGCCGCTATTATCGAGGGCAAAGTACACCTGGACGAACGCGCTGTGGAGCGGGAGGTGGCTGCGGTCACTGAAGCCATGCTGCGGCGACGACCTGAGGTACGGGCAGTAGTACTGGAATGCACTAACCTGCCGCCGTACGCCGCAGCAGTCAGGGATGTGTCCGGTCTGCCAGTGTATGATTCAACGACCCTTTGCCTGGACCTTTTGAACGCGTCCCGATGA
- a CDS encoding GNAT family N-acetyltransferase, whose amino-acid sequence MGGSDGARPGLAEIGFVATEPAHQGRGVGTALLRHLLAQPGYREYVLEDIKDTNEPALGLYAKLGFSVYKRRKVRFARRAGFRELVSMKLVQDPASQPTAGF is encoded by the coding sequence ATGGGTGGTTCCGACGGTGCCCGGCCGGGGCTTGCCGAGATCGGGTTCGTCGCTACTGAGCCGGCCCACCAGGGTCGCGGCGTCGGGACGGCGTTGCTGCGCCATCTGCTGGCTCAGCCCGGGTACCGCGAGTACGTGCTTGAGGACATCAAGGACACCAATGAACCCGCCCTCGGCCTCTACGCCAAGCTCGGCTTCAGCGTGTACAAGCGCCGGAAGGTGCGCTTCGCCCGACGTGCCGGCTTCCGCGAGCTCGTGTCGATGAAGCTCGTACAGGACCCCGCATCGCAGCCTACCGCGGGCTTTTGA
- a CDS encoding NAD(P)/FAD-dependent oxidoreductase: MMTADVVVIGAGVIGASIAFRLAEQGRSVVLVEQNGPGSGASGSCDKAIFLQSKRPGIHMELALASRRMYDSLEAELDADLELKNDGGMVVIETPEHLEFMRDFVERQQEAGISVSLLDRDAARERQPCLAQHVLGASYSPDDAEVNPLALNTALYRAAARCGAVVRTHCEVTAINVVSGRVISADTTRGRISTDLVVNAAGPFAARVGELAGVCVPVQPRRGTILISEAVEPLVNGSMLCAQYIAAKHLAAVEAGSTPPYGVGLSLGQTDSGNLLIGGSREFTGFNKPQGPEIMAAIARHAARIVPLLAQLRIIRSMTGFRPYTGDGLPIIDRAPEVDGYIIAAGHEGDGIALAPITGVLVRDLLDDKASPDPFLGALSINRFAGSVHS; encoded by the coding sequence ATGATGACGGCAGATGTGGTGGTGATAGGCGCCGGAGTGATAGGTGCTTCGATAGCCTTCCGCCTTGCTGAACAAGGGCGCAGCGTCGTGCTTGTGGAGCAGAACGGGCCCGGTTCAGGTGCGTCCGGTTCCTGTGACAAAGCCATCTTCCTCCAGTCAAAACGGCCCGGAATCCACATGGAGCTCGCCTTGGCCAGCCGTCGCATGTACGACTCCCTCGAGGCTGAACTAGATGCCGACCTTGAGTTGAAGAACGACGGCGGCATGGTCGTGATTGAAACGCCCGAGCATCTTGAGTTCATGCGCGATTTCGTTGAACGGCAGCAAGAGGCCGGCATCTCGGTGTCGCTGCTCGACAGGGATGCGGCGCGCGAGCGCCAGCCTTGCCTCGCCCAGCACGTACTGGGTGCGTCCTACAGCCCCGATGACGCGGAAGTAAATCCCCTCGCACTCAACACAGCGCTCTACCGGGCCGCGGCACGATGCGGTGCGGTAGTCCGGACGCACTGTGAGGTCACCGCTATCAACGTAGTAAGCGGCCGGGTCATTTCCGCCGACACTACCCGCGGCCGCATATCGACTGATCTGGTGGTCAACGCGGCGGGTCCCTTCGCGGCCCGGGTTGGCGAACTGGCCGGCGTATGTGTTCCGGTGCAGCCGCGTAGAGGAACCATTTTGATATCCGAGGCCGTGGAACCATTGGTCAATGGGAGCATGCTCTGCGCCCAATACATCGCCGCAAAGCACTTGGCCGCGGTCGAGGCCGGAAGTACCCCTCCGTACGGCGTAGGCCTGTCGCTGGGCCAGACCGACTCGGGCAACCTGCTGATCGGCGGCAGCAGGGAATTTACCGGTTTCAACAAGCCGCAGGGCCCGGAGATCATGGCTGCCATTGCCCGTCATGCGGCGAGGATTGTGCCGTTGCTTGCGCAATTGCGCATCATCCGGTCGATGACAGGCTTCCGCCCATACACCGGCGATGGACTGCCGATTATTGACCGAGCGCCGGAAGTTGATGGCTACATCATCGCTGCCGGCCACGAGGGCGACGGAATCGCCCTCGCCCCGATCACTGGAGTCCTGGTCCGGGATCTCCTCGACGACAAAGCGAGCCCTGACCCGTTTCTGGGCGCATTGTCGATAAACCGCTTCGCTGGATCCGTTCACTCTTAA
- a CDS encoding DMT family transporter, which translates to MAWLFLIGAIIFEVAGTLSLRMAVTAAKRWYISVVAGYLLAFSLLALTLANGIALGVAYGIWTAVGVALTAVLGRFLFDEPFTWLMSLGIVLIIGGVLLIELGNPAH; encoded by the coding sequence ATGGCCTGGCTGTTCCTTATCGGTGCGATCATATTCGAAGTCGCCGGTACGCTCTCACTGCGCATGGCGGTCACCGCAGCAAAGCGCTGGTACATCAGCGTGGTCGCCGGCTACCTGCTCGCCTTCAGCTTGCTTGCGCTTACGCTCGCCAACGGCATAGCTCTGGGCGTGGCTTACGGGATCTGGACCGCAGTCGGCGTGGCCCTCACCGCGGTGCTCGGCAGATTCCTGTTCGACGAGCCCTTCACCTGGCTGATGAGTCTCGGCATTGTTCTCATCATCGGCGGTGTGCTGCTCATCGAACTGGGCAATCCCGCCCATTAG
- a CDS encoding (2Fe-2S)-binding protein, with the protein MKRISEHPVLGTLRDSAISFEFNGTSFPANEGDSIASALLASNVRTLRYSRLGQEPRGIYCGIGHCYECRVTVDGAASVRACITPVVDGMTVESHGQTQPETEA; encoded by the coding sequence ATGAAACGCATCAGCGAGCATCCGGTCCTCGGCACTCTGAGGGATAGTGCCATCTCATTCGAGTTCAATGGCACGAGCTTTCCTGCTAATGAGGGAGATTCCATAGCTTCCGCGCTCTTGGCCAGCAATGTCAGAACCCTTCGCTATTCCCGTCTAGGTCAGGAGCCCCGGGGCATCTATTGTGGCATCGGGCATTGCTATGAGTGCCGCGTCACCGTTGACGGCGCGGCGAGCGTGCGAGCGTGTATTACGCCGGTTGTCGACGGGATGACCGTGGAGTCGCACGGCCAGACCCAGCCGGAAACCGAAGCATGA
- a CDS encoding Lrp/AsnC family transcriptional regulator: protein MGDLEERLVRHLQQDGRASFSELAKALDTNRATVAAHVNALLESGEIRIVAAVHPRVLGLNCLAHVAVQLTGDPVPVLEAMEAMESPVFISQTTGPYHLAAELRMPTLASMYEQTELIRALPQVASVNVTVYERVIRSFFLGAEPKLMDLELDEYDLRLMNLLQRDGRASFAEMAAAVGLSLSACRTRVLKLINANVMQIGAIRRRADTSQAMAFGFGLSTSGIEEAVRYLEGVPGAEFIVKCFGHYNLIATVGVASLGEFNRIAGGLRQLGSVATVDTWLHADIVRERYEKPLDTLVGAIAASQLA from the coding sequence ATGGGCGATCTTGAAGAGCGATTAGTGCGGCACCTGCAGCAAGACGGGCGCGCCTCATTCAGCGAACTGGCCAAGGCCTTGGATACCAACCGCGCGACAGTTGCCGCTCATGTGAATGCTCTGCTGGAGTCAGGAGAGATACGGATCGTTGCTGCCGTACACCCGCGTGTACTGGGGCTAAACTGTCTCGCGCATGTTGCCGTTCAGCTGACTGGGGATCCGGTTCCTGTGCTCGAAGCAATGGAAGCCATGGAGAGTCCGGTTTTCATCTCCCAGACGACTGGCCCGTATCATCTGGCAGCTGAACTGCGTATGCCAACGCTGGCTTCTATGTACGAGCAGACTGAGTTGATTCGTGCCCTGCCTCAAGTCGCTTCCGTCAACGTCACCGTCTATGAGCGGGTCATCCGTAGCTTCTTCCTGGGGGCGGAACCAAAGCTGATGGATCTGGAATTGGATGAGTACGACTTGCGGCTGATGAATCTTCTCCAACGTGATGGCCGTGCATCCTTCGCCGAAATGGCGGCGGCAGTAGGACTGTCGTTGAGCGCCTGCCGAACAAGGGTACTCAAGCTGATCAATGCCAATGTCATGCAGATCGGCGCTATCCGGCGTCGGGCAGATACATCCCAGGCCATGGCGTTCGGGTTTGGTCTCAGCACCTCCGGTATCGAGGAGGCAGTCCGGTATCTCGAGGGTGTGCCGGGTGCCGAGTTCATAGTGAAATGTTTCGGGCACTACAACTTGATTGCAACGGTGGGGGTGGCGTCGCTGGGGGAGTTCAACCGTATCGCTGGCGGGCTCCGTCAACTCGGTTCTGTCGCGACTGTCGATACTTGGCTTCACGCAGATATCGTTCGCGAACGCTATGAAAAACCGCTGGATACCTTGGTCGGCGCGATTGCCGCTTCACAGCTCGCGTAA
- a CDS encoding flavin reductase family protein, giving the protein MTANWAEDRVKVAPNHWLDIARPTSALSLITTVDAAGSMNAAPFATLVRVSQDPLHLAFTAAEDSDTCANIRATGEFAVNFIPFEEELLKQVLVAAHPWPGGVDEIAQARLTAFPAIKIAPPLLAQCYAHLELEAEWIKLWSGRCMIVGRVVAVSARADCLDDNQELIWEKTQPVHFWGSKRGPSFSQMGAPVTVLPD; this is encoded by the coding sequence ATGACTGCGAACTGGGCGGAAGACAGAGTGAAAGTCGCTCCTAACCATTGGCTGGACATCGCGAGGCCGACTTCTGCTCTGTCCCTCATCACCACGGTTGACGCAGCTGGATCGATGAATGCGGCGCCCTTCGCCACGCTTGTGCGTGTCAGTCAGGATCCCTTGCATCTAGCCTTTACTGCTGCAGAAGACAGCGACACCTGTGCCAACATCAGGGCAACGGGAGAGTTCGCAGTGAACTTCATACCGTTTGAGGAAGAGCTGCTGAAGCAGGTTCTCGTCGCCGCCCACCCCTGGCCGGGCGGTGTCGACGAGATTGCCCAAGCAAGGCTTACGGCCTTTCCCGCCATCAAGATCGCGCCGCCGCTGTTGGCGCAATGCTACGCACATCTCGAACTCGAGGCTGAGTGGATCAAGCTCTGGTCAGGCCGTTGCATGATTGTGGGTCGCGTGGTGGCTGTCTCCGCCCGGGCCGATTGCCTTGATGACAACCAAGAACTCATCTGGGAGAAGACACAGCCAGTGCACTTCTGGGGAAGCAAGCGCGGACCTTCGTTCTCCCAAATGGGCGCACCTGTGACCGTCCTGCCCGATTGA
- a CDS encoding cytochrome P450 family protein, translating to MTTPQDVVRHPIMVGSPEFLADPYAHYAWLRENAPVYRGRLAYVSDQDVWMVSRHADCRALLTDERFQRSPGGNGPGFLEQFPEAAREPLKLLTTYSMIMMDDPAHRRLRMLVVKPFTPGAIARIGKRVAELAHGLLDRLEQVGTADLREQFALPIPSTVINEMMGVPHADRDRFQKGAQALIAGGFDYGQDSWVREVNEMTELVRQLIEHKRTEPGEDILTGLIHAEEEGDRLDEHELVAMAFLLITAGYETTYNLITNAVVTLLDHPDELARLRSATDDDELWRGAVDEVLRYNSPVGGTEPVTATEDVVWHGVTIPAGASAVPLTQAANRDPEVFEDPDRFDIDRRPNNHLAFGHGVHYCLGANLARLETRVALGILFERNPNLRLAVDRCELTIEPLPLWTRYQTLPVRFG from the coding sequence ATGACAACTCCTCAAGACGTAGTCAGACATCCGATCATGGTGGGGAGCCCGGAGTTCCTGGCCGACCCCTATGCCCACTACGCATGGCTGCGGGAAAACGCCCCTGTCTACCGCGGACGATTGGCGTATGTGAGCGACCAGGACGTGTGGATGGTCTCCCGGCACGCGGACTGCCGGGCACTGCTGACCGACGAGCGGTTCCAGCGCTCGCCGGGCGGGAACGGTCCGGGCTTCCTGGAGCAGTTCCCGGAGGCGGCGCGGGAACCGCTGAAGCTGCTGACGACCTACAGCATGATCATGATGGACGATCCGGCTCATCGGCGGCTGCGTATGCTCGTGGTCAAACCGTTTACGCCGGGGGCGATTGCCCGGATCGGTAAACGGGTGGCCGAGCTGGCCCACGGCCTGCTTGACCGGCTCGAACAGGTGGGGACCGCAGATCTGCGCGAGCAGTTCGCGCTGCCCATCCCTTCCACCGTAATCAACGAGATGATGGGGGTTCCGCACGCCGACCGGGACCGCTTCCAAAAGGGCGCGCAGGCACTAATCGCCGGTGGCTTCGACTACGGCCAGGACAGTTGGGTCCGGGAAGTCAACGAGATGACCGAACTCGTCCGTCAGCTGATCGAACATAAGCGGACCGAGCCTGGCGAGGACATCCTGACCGGTCTGATCCATGCCGAAGAAGAAGGCGATCGTCTCGACGAGCACGAGCTGGTGGCCATGGCGTTCCTGCTGATCACCGCGGGATACGAGACTACCTACAACCTGATCACCAACGCCGTCGTCACACTGCTTGACCACCCGGATGAGCTTGCGCGGCTGCGCTCCGCGACCGACGACGACGAACTCTGGCGCGGCGCCGTCGACGAAGTGTTGCGCTACAACAGTCCGGTCGGGGGGACCGAACCGGTTACCGCGACGGAAGACGTGGTCTGGCACGGCGTCACCATTCCGGCAGGGGCGTCAGCCGTGCCGCTGACTCAGGCCGCCAACCGCGACCCGGAAGTGTTCGAGGACCCGGATCGTTTCGATATTGACCGCCGCCCGAATAACCACCTCGCGTTCGGCCACGGGGTGCACTACTGCCTCGGGGCGAATCTCGCACGCTTGGAGACCCGGGTGGCGCTGGGCATCCTGTTCGAACGCAATCCCAACCTGCGGCTGGCTGTTGACCGCTGCGAGCTCACAATTGAACCGCTGCCGCTTTGGACGCGCTACCAAACGTTGCCGGTCCGCTTCGGTTAG
- a CDS encoding ABC transporter substrate-binding protein gives MRKSIYSTVAASAALLALAGCGSSAGGEGAAASSENAPSGLVNDGQATLCIDPEYPPLEYYSDGSGGDIIGFDADAGRALAEHWGVEVKFEVTAFDGLMPGLQTRRCDMILGGLYMSEDRLQVADAAPVMNAGPAVLTAPAKASELATPADLCGLTVAAQAASSNAARIQALGDECEAEGKDAPRLTEYPKTAETVLAVLNGKADALVETNVAASYMETQNEGKLQVAPGVFETDTQFGVFSRKGDELTPAIAEGLKALYENGKLAEIAKKYNLDPAILDVY, from the coding sequence ATGCGTAAGTCGATCTATTCCACAGTTGCGGCGTCAGCAGCGTTGCTGGCGCTGGCAGGCTGCGGATCTTCCGCCGGCGGCGAAGGAGCCGCTGCTTCCTCGGAGAATGCACCGTCCGGACTCGTCAACGACGGTCAGGCAACGCTGTGCATCGATCCCGAATACCCGCCCCTTGAGTACTACTCGGACGGCTCGGGCGGTGACATCATCGGTTTCGACGCCGATGCAGGCCGAGCTTTGGCCGAGCACTGGGGCGTTGAGGTGAAGTTCGAGGTCACCGCGTTCGATGGCCTGATGCCGGGATTGCAGACACGGCGTTGCGACATGATTCTCGGCGGTCTTTACATGAGCGAAGACCGGCTTCAGGTCGCTGATGCTGCACCGGTCATGAATGCAGGTCCGGCGGTCCTCACAGCACCGGCAAAGGCGAGCGAATTGGCCACCCCTGCGGACCTCTGCGGACTGACCGTGGCCGCACAGGCCGCCTCCAGCAACGCGGCCAGGATCCAGGCCCTCGGCGACGAGTGCGAGGCTGAGGGCAAAGATGCACCGCGCTTGACGGAATACCCCAAGACGGCCGAGACGGTCCTCGCAGTCCTCAACGGCAAGGCTGACGCTCTTGTCGAAACGAACGTCGCGGCTTCATACATGGAGACGCAGAACGAAGGCAAGCTGCAGGTTGCTCCCGGCGTATTCGAGACCGATACCCAGTTCGGCGTCTTCAGCCGCAAGGGTGATGAGCTGACTCCTGCGATCGCCGAGGGGCTCAAGGCACTGTACGAGAACGGAAAGCTGGCTGAAATCGCCAAGAAGTACAACCTCGATCCCGCAATCCTCGACGTCTACTGA
- a CDS encoding NAD(P)/FAD-dependent oxidoreductase, which translates to MISPDVAVVGAGPAGLSAAIAAAEAGARVTVIDENPAPGGRLLGQLHQESNGNWWIGKEIAVQLADRAATAGVQLLERREVWGMYPQWKLALDGGETLTASCVVLASGAAERALPIPGWTLPGAMTIGAAQTLTNYYRVLPGKRVAVVGVDPLSLTVAHELTMAGAEVVGIYLPPADLFSKDKGNPRYTLGYLAGMADLAPNAFLRAGAKLAGVPAMRKIAGALYPKAGIPVLGAKLKLRQRVSSIHGDDRVTGVGIDDVDGIGRPTGRSVFVDVDCVCLSGGLYPVQELTAGCSIERIDELGGQVPLHSPEMETSLKNLFVAGNITGIEGAKIAMAQGTLAGCAAAARLGLLDAAAVTLAASGVGQARETSPITFQPDILQGRRRATEAWANTVGRRPAMSPEVYS; encoded by the coding sequence ATGATCTCTCCCGACGTCGCCGTTGTGGGCGCTGGCCCGGCGGGCCTGTCGGCCGCGATCGCCGCGGCTGAAGCCGGCGCCCGTGTCACGGTCATCGATGAAAATCCTGCACCTGGGGGCAGACTGCTGGGACAGCTCCACCAGGAGTCCAATGGAAACTGGTGGATCGGCAAGGAAATTGCTGTACAGCTCGCTGACCGCGCGGCAACCGCCGGTGTCCAATTGCTGGAACGCCGGGAAGTGTGGGGGATGTACCCGCAGTGGAAACTCGCTCTCGACGGCGGAGAAACGCTAACTGCCTCCTGCGTAGTCCTGGCCTCGGGAGCAGCAGAGCGGGCACTGCCGATTCCAGGATGGACACTGCCGGGGGCAATGACCATCGGCGCCGCCCAGACCCTCACGAACTACTATCGGGTTCTCCCAGGGAAGCGCGTCGCCGTCGTCGGTGTTGATCCTTTGTCACTCACCGTTGCCCATGAGCTCACTATGGCCGGCGCCGAGGTAGTTGGGATTTACCTTCCTCCTGCCGATCTGTTCAGCAAGGACAAAGGTAATCCCCGGTACACCCTTGGCTACTTGGCCGGGATGGCCGATTTGGCTCCCAATGCCTTCCTGCGCGCCGGCGCCAAGCTAGCTGGAGTGCCGGCCATGCGGAAAATCGCCGGAGCTCTCTATCCGAAAGCCGGGATCCCCGTCCTCGGAGCGAAGCTGAAACTTCGTCAACGCGTCAGCTCGATACACGGAGACGACCGCGTAACCGGTGTCGGGATAGATGACGTTGACGGCATAGGCAGGCCAACAGGCCGCTCCGTATTCGTGGATGTGGACTGTGTCTGCCTCTCCGGCGGGTTGTATCCGGTGCAGGAGCTGACTGCCGGCTGCTCTATCGAGCGGATTGACGAACTGGGTGGACAGGTGCCGCTTCACAGTCCGGAGATGGAGACCTCCCTAAAGAACCTCTTCGTGGCCGGAAACATCACCGGTATTGAGGGGGCCAAAATTGCGATGGCCCAGGGAACTCTGGCCGGTTGCGCCGCGGCAGCCCGTTTGGGCCTGCTCGATGCAGCAGCGGTGACCCTCGCGGCCAGCGGGGTCGGCCAAGCCAGGGAAACCAGTCCCATAACCTTCCAGCCCGACATCCTCCAAGGCAGGCGCCGGGCCACGGAAGCTTGGGCGAATACTGTCGGCAGGAGGCCGGCCATGAGCCCGGAGGTCTACTCATGA
- a CDS encoding TRAP transporter large permease subunit has protein sequence MLVVIVPLVLLFAIALIKKIPWIGGDIRAALLTAAVAAGLIGGLAPMGWVNALVDGADRLAWVIALSLFGSIYAEAQVRLGAMETTLFGLRALFGKSPRGLIAAVFVTLILAGSLLGDAIAAATVIGFLVIHALSELKIKPVQIGMMILLGASIGSIMPPISQGVFLSASLIGIDPTPVTNIAYLTVGGGALFAIFESFRFVRAKRGTGAKLTPAAQTVGGSFPMGSGAGAASGPAKSLPAGSSASGFGSLDATGSKAFMKLMAERWKTLIPLAVLIVIVVAKSGFGFDVFTEIPPLAATTSWLGSIPVLKGIAFPVVMAIIVAIAVSFLFKSVRRDTLGTVTTGLSKVSGTIQIQLCAAAMIGIFYAVGAVDMVAAAAESLAGPELKLGGAAGIVAIGMLTGSQTAAQTVLVTFLGPILVGLGVDPVNAALGASHIAAAGQNMPPVGLTAFVVCGLVGSALNTKVDPVKVMILALPNSIYFLLVGLLVWFI, from the coding sequence ATGCTTGTCGTCATCGTTCCACTGGTACTGCTGTTCGCCATAGCCCTCATCAAGAAGATCCCCTGGATCGGCGGTGACATCCGTGCCGCCCTGTTGACTGCGGCAGTAGCAGCCGGGCTTATCGGCGGACTCGCTCCCATGGGATGGGTCAATGCCCTCGTCGATGGAGCCGACCGCCTCGCCTGGGTGATCGCCCTGTCCTTGTTTGGCAGCATCTATGCAGAGGCGCAGGTCCGGCTGGGGGCCATGGAAACAACTCTCTTCGGATTGCGGGCGCTGTTCGGGAAATCTCCGCGGGGATTGATCGCAGCCGTCTTCGTGACGCTGATTCTTGCCGGCTCATTGCTGGGCGATGCTATTGCTGCGGCAACGGTGATCGGCTTCCTGGTGATCCACGCGCTGAGTGAACTGAAAATCAAGCCCGTTCAGATCGGTATGATGATCCTCCTGGGAGCATCCATTGGCTCCATCATGCCGCCCATTTCCCAAGGCGTCTTCCTGTCAGCTTCCCTGATTGGAATAGACCCGACTCCGGTGACCAATATTGCTTACCTGACGGTCGGCGGCGGAGCCCTTTTCGCCATATTTGAGTCATTCCGGTTCGTCCGCGCGAAGCGCGGGACGGGTGCCAAACTTACCCCCGCAGCACAGACTGTAGGAGGGTCTTTTCCGATGGGCTCAGGGGCCGGAGCAGCATCGGGGCCAGCAAAGAGCTTGCCAGCGGGATCGTCGGCTTCAGGATTCGGGTCCCTCGATGCCACCGGATCCAAAGCCTTCATGAAACTCATGGCGGAACGATGGAAGACCCTGATTCCTCTCGCGGTCCTGATCGTTATCGTGGTAGCGAAATCCGGCTTCGGGTTCGACGTTTTTACCGAGATTCCTCCACTGGCCGCAACCACGTCGTGGCTGGGAAGCATTCCGGTGCTCAAGGGCATCGCCTTCCCGGTGGTCATGGCAATCATCGTCGCCATCGCGGTCAGCTTTCTGTTCAAGAGCGTCCGGCGCGACACTCTGGGTACGGTTACGACAGGTTTGAGCAAGGTCAGCGGAACCATTCAGATCCAGCTTTGTGCAGCAGCAATGATTGGCATCTTCTATGCGGTGGGAGCCGTCGACATGGTAGCCGCCGCGGCAGAATCACTAGCCGGACCCGAGCTGAAACTTGGAGGAGCGGCTGGAATAGTTGCCATCGGTATGTTGACCGGCTCGCAGACCGCAGCCCAGACGGTGCTCGTCACATTCCTCGGCCCCATCCTGGTTGGCCTCGGGGTGGACCCGGTCAACGCTGCACTCGGCGCATCCCACATCGCTGCGGCGGGACAAAACATGCCGCCGGTTGGACTGACAGCCTTTGTGGTCTGCGGTCTGGTCGGATCGGCGCTGAACACCAAAGTCGACCCCGTCAAGGTTATGATCCTGGCCCTGCCGAATTCCATCTACTTCCTTCTTGTTGGCTTGCTGGTCTGGTTCATTTAG
- a CDS encoding DMT family transporter → MATTPRKGALLLAGAIITEVAGSLSLKGALTTPLLYAVVVVGYVAAFVLLAAVLRTGMAIGVAYGIWGATGVALTAVMSLIIFGEPLTLLMGIGILVIIAGVLCVELGSQAAHRGPAEVNSEVA, encoded by the coding sequence GTGGCTACGACACCCCGCAAGGGCGCGCTCTTGCTCGCCGGCGCGATTATCACGGAGGTAGCGGGCTCGCTGTCGCTTAAGGGTGCCTTGACCACCCCTCTGCTCTACGCCGTGGTTGTGGTTGGCTACGTCGCCGCCTTCGTGTTGCTGGCCGCTGTTCTCCGCACCGGCATGGCTATCGGCGTTGCATACGGCATCTGGGGCGCCACCGGAGTTGCGCTCACAGCGGTCATGTCACTGATCATTTTTGGCGAGCCCCTCACCCTGCTGATGGGGATTGGCATCCTCGTGATCATCGCCGGGGTGCTGTGCGTCGAACTGGGCTCCCAGGCGGCTCACAGGGGGCCCGCCGAAGTGAACAGCGAAGTGGCCTGA
- a CDS encoding LysR family transcriptional regulator — MEAGMQRMTSTNSFVHLRTLQAVLESGSHSAAAKELGYTTSAVSQQIAALEKALGVALFERGPRNLWPTPAGLAMAKHAQVLLKQLAQAEDDMQSYAHGARGRLRIGASGTVAAQLLPKAISRLLDKQPETELLVEDLESADLPNAILSGEVDLGIVYEYAVLSVDRHPELKYRLVLDEELVILQGVPNIVKDERIPLESLAEEVWATSATGSDGEQVLGILCAEAGFAPRIRFNSKDFDVIRGLVSEQLAVALVPALALGIDRNIRMHRLVGDPPRRRIYAVRRASDTNPVLPEMLQALDAAAATFLEWTTTAFLTRLDSPLATSRG, encoded by the coding sequence ATGGAGGCCGGAATGCAGAGGATGACCAGTACCAACAGTTTTGTCCACCTTCGGACCTTACAGGCGGTACTCGAATCCGGTTCGCACAGCGCGGCTGCTAAGGAGCTGGGTTACACTACTTCGGCGGTCTCCCAACAGATTGCCGCTCTCGAGAAGGCACTTGGCGTGGCCCTCTTTGAACGAGGCCCACGTAATCTCTGGCCCACGCCGGCGGGTTTGGCCATGGCAAAGCACGCCCAAGTACTGCTGAAGCAGCTCGCCCAGGCGGAAGATGACATGCAGTCCTACGCTCACGGAGCTCGCGGCCGGCTGAGAATTGGCGCCTCCGGGACTGTTGCAGCGCAACTGCTGCCCAAAGCCATATCCCGGCTGCTCGACAAGCAACCGGAAACTGAGTTACTCGTGGAAGACCTCGAATCAGCGGACTTGCCGAACGCCATCCTCAGTGGGGAAGTCGACCTGGGGATCGTTTACGAGTATGCGGTACTCTCGGTGGACCGGCACCCAGAATTGAAATACCGTCTTGTCCTGGACGAGGAATTGGTGATTCTTCAGGGCGTTCCCAATATTGTGAAGGACGAAAGGATTCCGCTGGAGTCCCTCGCCGAGGAAGTTTGGGCGACCAGCGCAACCGGCTCCGACGGAGAGCAGGTACTGGGGATCCTTTGTGCGGAAGCGGGTTTTGCTCCCAGGATCCGCTTCAATAGTAAGGACTTTGACGTAATCCGGGGGCTAGTCAGCGAACAGCTGGCCGTCGCTCTGGTGCCGGCGCTGGCATTGGGAATTGACCGAAATATCCGCATGCATCGGTTGGTCGGCGATCCTCCACGCCGCAGGATTTATGCGGTACGTCGTGCATCGGACACGAATCCTGTGTTGCCCGAGATGCTGCAGGCTCTCGATGCGGCGGCAGCTACATTCCTAGAGTGGACGACAACAGCTTTCCTCACGCGGCTGGATTCGCCCCTCGCGACGAGCCGGGGTTAG